The sequence TTGTAAGTATAGGTATCAGGCAGCACATTCTGGGACGAAAGATCCTTAAACAGTTCAATGGCATGCTCTTCTCTTCCACAACCGGAAAGTGTCCTCACTGCAACGTCTGCCGTCACCTGATTGGGTGGAAAACCGGTGTTTTTCATAAAGTTGAGGGTGTTGTGTACATTGGCGAGAGAAGTCTCATCAGGCAGTGCGCAAGATTGCACAAGGAGTACTTGATAAGTGAAGCGGTTGGGGGAGAAAGATGGGCGTGTCTTAATCATGTGATTGAGGAAAAAGATCGCATTTTGGGGagatgaaattgaagaatacgACTGTAGAATTGAATTGTAGAAACTGGGGTCTGAAGGGGTGTATTTAAGAGAAGAAATGTAAGAGTTGAAAAGGGCTTTCGCTTCTGAGAGATTTGAGGACTCGAAAATGATTGGAGGGGTGTTCGATTTCTTAGCTGGAGCTATAACTTTGGTGGGTTCTTTCTTGGAAGATTTCTTGTGGGATTGAAGAGGAGTGATAGGAGGTGGGATTTGTTCTTGAAGAATAGAAGCGGAAGAATTGGAAGCTTTGAAAAGAGCGGACTGAGAGGATCCGGCCACTGCCCTTCTAAAACCAGTTGGGACTTTCCCCATTCTCACTCCGGCGATTTGGAGTTTTACAGGAACAACTTCATTTAGGGCTTTGCAGGGTTTACAGATCCAAATTAGAAATGGCGCCGGGTCGGGTTCGCCCAGGTTGAAGATGGGTCAAATAAGCCCACATATTTACTTTTGACTTGGTTGACTAAACACTATATGAAACACAGAATAgttgtttttttataattaaaaatccagatttgttttaaataaatatttaataataaagtaaaaaaatgtttaaattttttttctctaggATCCAAAGTATTGTCTAACGgacttcaaaaaatatatatataatatttttttaaggtcATTTGTATTTATCTCAAttacattttatattttattttatgtattagATATTTACCTTTTTTATTAtctgtaaaattataattataacacGAGAAATGAATGTATAAATAAAAGACGTAGAAGAGGTGAATCATATATGTATCCAATTTCTTTGTCCAAAAGCATATATAGAAACTAATTAACATAACATAATCATAATGCATTGACGAGTTTTAAAGTTTAAGTGAAACATAtgcttaacaaaaaaaaaaaattatttggaacAAAGGTTGCCTTGAACAAGACAACAGTCTCATTTATCCATCCAAATCACACACGTGAGGCTTTTCCCTTCGATCAGCAGATCAAACGCTTTGTTGATGTCTTCAAAACTAACCTCGTGGGTCACGAACTTGTCCAGTTCCAATTCCTATATGCAGGTAAAAACACGACTCcaaattatatatgttatcaCATTAAGAAAGTGTGCACAAACGATAACTATATATACCTTGTCGATGTAACgtttgatgagaattgggatgtCGGATTTGGGTTTGAGGCCTCCAAACAAGGATCCCTGCACTGTTTTCCCGAATAGGAGGACTTCACCTGAGCTGAACGAGATTCGTGCACCTGGCTTGTCGACTCCTACGACGATTGTCTTCCCCCATCCCTGAAAATTGTTATAATTATGAACTAGCATCTGTAACGACGATTGGATCGAGGCATTGAAAAGGGAATTATAGAAGTTGTTTGGGGTAAAAGGAAACCTTTCGGCAACAAGCAAATGCCTCCTCAACCAAGGATGCCTTCCCAACACATTCGAAGCAGTAGTCCGCTCCTCCACCGGTCATCTCGTTTATTATCTGAAAAAATAAACACATGCAGGTTGTGTCTTTCCTTGAAACAGAGTGtgtgaaataaaaaatacacaTTTCGGGTTAAGCAAACTACCTGCCTTATAGGCTTGTCGCCGCCGCAGCTACTTGAGTCGACAAAAACAGTCACACCAAATGATTTAGCTGTATGGTGGTTTGGCTTGTTAGAATTTACGTACGCACTAGTCATAGACTCATAGTTAAGAAGTATGCATATAATCAAGAGTAAAGAGAATTATGAACTTACATATTTCAAATTTGTCGGGGTTCACATCTATGCCTATGATTCTCCCCGCACCACATAATCTTGATCCCTCAGCAACCTTTGGAATAACTCAAATGTCTCAAAAAGCAACAGACAAGAACTAAGAGAAGGAAACACATGCACTTACGTACAGCTAATCCTATTGAACCCAGACCAAAGATGGCAACTGTTGATCCTGCTTCAACATTTGCAGATCTCCAGGCAGCTCCCACACCTTCAAAAATACATGAAAAAGTGAAACTTCTTTACCGAAAACATTACCCAAGAATCACATCCAAAGGCATGCTGTTTACAACCACCTTAGAATTCGATGTCTGCTTTGTATGACATGTCGGTAGCGTTTGAAAATGCTTAGAAAAATGTGATCATCAGCTTTTCTTTACAAAATTTGCAAAGTCGAAATTCAACATATATACCTGTTGACACGCCACAACTAAGGAGGCAGACCCGGTCTGGAGGAACCGTCGGATCGACTTTAGTGATATTAGCAGTATGCACGACTGTGTACTCGATAAAACTAGACACACATAAGAAATGGTATAGTGTTTCTCCATTAAGATCAGTAAATCTGCTTGAACCGTCGTGCGTCCACGGAGAGAGCTTGAAAGGATATGTAGAACAAAGATTGCTCttatttgatttgcaatccgcaCATTCAGCACATTCTCATATAAATATGGGGATGACCATATCACCTTCAACAAAGCCATTCACACCCTCGCCCACAGTCTCAATAACACTGTCAATGCATACAAGTCAAACACTAGACTGCTCGGGAAATGCCTTAAATCGTTCATAAATTCACAACAGAAAACATACTTTCACGCCAAGCAATATCTCCACATTCTGAAATGAAATAAATGCAAGAGGGAGATTGATTGAAAATTACCCAACAGACTCATGCCCCAGTATTCTTGGATAATAACCAGGAGGATCCTTCACAAGGGTAAACGAATAatgacccaaaaaaaaaatacacgaGATTCAACAAGACAGAAACTTGAAGACGATTTCTTTAAAATTAAACATGAAGTAAAAGTTCCAAGATCCATACTTTAAATTTCCAGAAAGTGACATCGCTGAAACAGAGAGAAGTGCAGATGATTTGAATTCTAACTTCTCCGGATTTGGGAGGAGCTACAATCACTTCCTCTATCACCAGAGGCTCCCCAGGCTTCCTGGCCACCCCCCTGCAGCCACAAATTTTACACACTAGTCTATGAATAAATCCCATAAAtgatgaacaaatatttgagataGAATGGCGCTCATACCTCTGCATCTAATGGGTTTCCCCGCAGTGTCACCCAACCGAGCTTCGGTGCTCTCCATTTCTTGATGATGTCCCAGTTTCAGCAGCAGTCGTTCGTTTGGAAGACTTGTAGTAGTTGGATTGGATATGTAATAGGCATCTAAGTGGGGGCCTCAAATCtcaatcatatcatatcatattacAATAAAACGTTTGGCCATTTGTGGACTCGTGATCGTCAACCACATTCCTTATATTCCACTTCTTTTTTTGTTGATTTGTTTGAAGCTCGTGATTGATTGAATTGGTTAATGCTGCtttacttgaatttattgaGAATTCGGAAATCATGTTAATGATTGGTTCATTCCTGAaataatgagaaaaaaaaattattagcaTTTTAAAAGCTTATTCGTTTTTTAAGGTTTATTCTTATGAATGGATTATTAAGCATGCGGATTAAGTAATCCATCTATGAGGTGGTACGTGTTTAAGGTCAAAATGTTATTATCTTGTTAAGAAGAGCACTGAAGAACTTTGATCACTTATCCTTGTCTTTCGCATAAATATTTAGATTGCGAAGTGTACAGCTTAGGAAATGGGGAAACCACTGGCTACTGGGTGTTGTTGAATTCATTCACATGTCAATGATATTAAAGTTAACATGCGAACTATGATCTCCTAGGAGGCTAGGAAGTAGGAGCACAATCAGAGCCTGAATAATCCAAGGCAGTGTTTTGGGATTCCTTCAAAGTTTGTGAAGGAAAAGCTCAAACACTTCCTAGAAGCAATCCCACAATACCTAAATCTTCTACATCAAATCCTCAATTACAGTGAATTTCTTTGTGGGCACTTTTTTTTCTCAAATTATGAAATCACCCAGTGCTTCAGTATTAGAGTTGCATGAGAGAACTGTTGCCATATGCTACAATTGGCCATGAGTCTAAGGTTCAGGGATTACCTCAGCATGAAGTTTAATTTGTACATAGTATGCATGTGCAGAAAATACAATAAAAGTTAGTTCATGGCTGTTGGTCTTTTCATATTCATGAACTTGTGGGCTACAGAGTATgtaattaaatttgaaagtcaAATGCATTCTCAGATCTCAAGTAACGTGTGTATTATTTTCAGTTCATTTTATGTGGTTTATTATATGAAATGCACCTTGGTAGGGACTGTCATCTGGCAATTCAGCAGACTCATAATTTTCATCACCTCTATTGGAAAAACATTGgagattttgaatttttataacaTTCATCCACGTTTCTCAAGATCCATCTATATCCATTTTCTAGCATAATATGCATCTTTCAAGGCTTCAGGCAAGAATCCTATTACTCGGGAAATTTTCTAGCATAATATCCATCTATATCAGGCTAACACAGGTGCCACCAGCTAGATACAAAGTTGGGAACAGGGCTAAAAATTTTCCCAGCTTTTCCCCTGGAAATTTTCATGAGGATTCTGTTACTTCTTAGAGCTAACAAAACTTTGACAATTGGGATTCAAAGTGAAACTCCTCTTGTTATAGGATTCTTCACCTCTATTGGAAAAACATTGgagattttgaatttttataacaTTCATCCCCATTTCTCAAGATCCATCTATATCCATTTTCTTCTAGCATAATATGCATCTTTCAAGCCTTCAGGCAAGAATCCTATTACTCCGAAACGCAAAACAAAAGTGCAAGCAAGTTCTTGAAGTAAGCAAAAGGCTTTATATATCCAAAAGGAACAAGAAATTTCAAGAAATGCATCAGCAGCAGCACTGTCACAtcctttatttctccatttCTCTTGAAATATTACTATCTTTTGGGATGTAAATAAACAAGAAAGTAGATGATAAATCAAACGAGATTGCAGAATTGTAGCAAGTCAATTACAGAGAGAGATCAGCCAAGTCAAAAGTTCTTGAAACTGCCTTGCACCAAGAATCCACCTTCTTCTTCCTCAATTCCTCATCCATGACGGGAAAAAACTTGGTGTCTTTCTTTGTCTTCTCGCCCGAAGAAAATATCTCGTTTTCGGTCCAAACACCAACAGCCAATCCAGCTGCATAAGCGGCTCCAAGAGCAGTAGTCTCTATATCAGCTGGTCTCACCACTGGGGTTCCTAGCAAGTCCGCCTGTACATTTTCAAAAACAACTTCTTTTAGGAATCTATTTTGTAACCGTGTTCTAAAGAAAACGTTAGGAAGCGGAGTTGCAAGAGAATGATACCTGAATTTGCATCAGTAAATTGTTGGCAGTGGCACCACCATCCACTCTAAGTAAAAACTCCCCTTTCTCATTCTTAGCCTCACCCTTCTCTCCAGCATCCTTGCTCATCGAATCCAACACGTCTTTCACTTGAAAACACATGCTCTCCAGCACAGCTCGAGCAATGTGGGATTTGTTTGTAAACCTCGTGATTCCTATACAAACGCCACGAGCATCATCACGCCACCATGGCGCAAACAGACCATTAAACGCCGGTACAAAATATACCCCCCCAGATGAGTCAACCTGCAAGGCCAACTCCTCAATCTCACTTGCAGTCTTGATTATGCCTAGACTGTCCCTAAGCCATTGAACTGCTGCACCAGCTATGGCAATCGAGCCCTCCAGGGCATAGTTAATGGGGGCTTTTGGTCCGAGTTTATAAGACAAGTTGGTCAGAAGCCCATGTTTCGACTGTACAATCTCTTCCCCGGTATTGAGAAGTATAAAAGCCCCGGTGCCATACGTGCTTTTAGCTTCACCTTTCCGGCATGCTTGCCCCACCATTGCTGCATGCTGATCACCGAGGCATCCAGAAATCGGGATGCCAGCTATCGGCCATCCTTTGCTTATATCCCCAATTATCTCAGAGTTGCTAATGATTTTAGGCAAGATCTCAGCGGGGATCCCCAGAGTATTCAAAGTTTGTTTATCCCAATCAAGTGTTTTGAGGTTCATTAACATGGTTCTTGAAGCATTCGACACATCTGTGACGTGTAAACCTTTCTCTTTCCCTCCTGTCAAATTCCAAATCAACCATGTATTTATGGTGCCAAACAATGCATCTCCTCGCTTCACCGCCTCCTTCACAGCATCCACATTTTCCAACAACCACAACAGCTTCAAAGCACTGAAATAAGTGCTTATTGGCAAACCACAAGTCTCTACAAAATGAGTTCTTCCACCTGGTAACTCTTTCTCCAATTTTCTATAAGAGAAAAACCAAAAAtaccaaaaaagaaaaaaaaaatcacatgatCACACACCGGTGTCGTCTAACAATAATGAATCTGAACTTAAGCATACCAGAATCGGCAATTGACCGTGTTTTTGacacaaaaacaaaattcaTTTGACAAATCACGCATGAATTTTTCTTCAGGGTCGCTTCACGACCAACCTCTTGGAAGCAATGGTGCTCCATGATACAAAGTCTTCTTTTGGTAGTTAATCAAAGAAATGCTAGTGAATGGAACTTTATGCTTTCCCAATAAAAATCCATTTCAGAACAAAACTTCTCAACACCAAAATGACAAAAGTAACCATAACCCAATTCAGATACCGTCGCTAGACAACAAAAGAACACCAAGTAggctaaaaaaattcatatcttggatccaaaattcaaaaaattacctGCAGATAGCACTGGTACGTGCATCCATCCAAACAATAGCATTGTAGAGATGGAAATTTTCTAGCATAATATCCATCTATATCAGGCTAACACAGGTGCCACCAGCTAGATACAGAGTTGGGAACAGGGCTAAAAATTTTCCCAGCTTTTCCCCTGGCAATTTTCATGAGGAATCTGTTACTTCTTAGAGCTAACAAAACTTTGACAATTGGGATTCAAAGTGAAACTCCTCTTATTATAGGATTCATCACCTCTATTGGAAAAACATTGgagattttgaatttttataacaTTCATCCCCATTTCTCAAGATCCATCTATATCCATTTTCTTCTAGCATAATATGCATCTTTCAAGGCTTCAGGCAAGAATCCAATTACTCTGGAAATTTTCTAGCATAATATCCATCTATATCAGGCTAACACAGGTGCCACCAGCTAGATACAGAGTTAGGAACAGGGCTAAAATTTTTCCCAGCTTTTCCCCTGGAAATTTTCATGAGGAATCTGTTACTTACAGCTAACAAAACTTTGACAATTGGGATTCAAAGTGAAACTCCTCTTATTATAGGAAATATATTAAAGTtagatatatatacatgatgtAGGTATACATATATACAAAGCTGCCATTGAGAGCCTGAGGTATCGGCCGTGGCGCGTCTCAGGAACAGATTTGTGGAGTTGAATCAGCAACCATAACGTGTACAGTTGCCAGATAAAACCCAAACACAGGCTCACAATTCCCCACAAACAAAGATCCTAATCAGATGGAACCATCCCAATTTTATACATCACATGGTTCCTACAAAACGTAAACGAAGGACTTACCAACCAAGAGCAGTGAAGGCAAGAGGCATTACAAGGGACTGGAATCTTTTTCCGGAGCTAAGCGTATGAAATGCGGCGTAACAGGCATTCCCTTTTTGGGATTCAGTGACTGGAAGCCATGAATCCTGGGGATCAAGCTTGGTGATATGCCCCACTTCTGCCAAGTATGTTTGCATGCCAGATATAGCCTTTTTCATCGGGCTGGCAAGAGTAATAATCATTCGGGTCACTGTAACAAACGGGCTTTCAGGTGTCTCGGGATCGGAATGAAGTGTTTGTGAGGGAGTATCTGTGCTGGATTGTGATTGCGGGATTGTGAATCCCTGGCTTGAGTTCTTCATTTCCACGAGCTCGCTCATTATATATTCTTGGTTGCAACAAGATTAATGGTTTGTGCATGTCTCTCCTTTGTG comes from Henckelia pumila isolate YLH828 chromosome 4, ASM3356847v2, whole genome shotgun sequence and encodes:
- the LOC140865878 gene encoding pentatricopeptide repeat-containing protein At2g17670 isoform X2 — protein: MGKVPTGFRRAVAGSSQSALFKASNSSASILQEQIPPPITPLQSHKKSSKKEPTKVIAPAKKSNTPPIIFESSNLSEAKALFNSYISSLKYTPSDPSFYNSILQSYSSISSPQNAIFFLNHMIKTRPSFSPNRFTYQVLLVQSCALPDETSLANVHNTLNFMKNTGFPPNQVTADVAVRTLSGCGREEHAIELFKDLSSQNVLPDTYTYNFLEEGVKPDRYTYNTLIYGLSKTGMVKEARKFLAVMSEMGHFPDEVTYTSLMNGMCRQGDALGALALLEEMEAKGCVPNSCTYNTLLHGLCKARLLDKGVELYGVMKKGDLKLETGCYGTFLRALCRNGRVAEAYEVFDYAVESKSLKDVTAYSTLETSLKWLRKAREQGLAV
- the LOC140863949 gene encoding glycerol kinase-like, with the translated sequence MDIMLENFHLYNAIVWMDARTSAICRKLEKELPGGRTHFVETCGLPISTYFSALKLLWLLENVDAVKEAVKRGDALFGTINTWLIWNLTGGKEKGLHVTDVSNASRTMLMNLKTLDWDKQTLNTLGIPAEILPKIISNSEIIGDISKGWPIAGIPISGCLGDQHAAMVGQACRKGEAKSTYGTGAFILLNTGEEIVQSKHGLLTNLSYKLGPKAPINYALEGSIAIAGAAVQWLRDSLGIIKTASEIEELALQVDSSGGVYFVPAFNGLFAPWWRDDARGVCIGITRFTNKSHIARAVLESMCFQVKDVLDSMSKDAGEKGEAKNEKGEFLLRVDGGATANNLLMQIQADLLGTPVVRPADIETTALGAAYAAGLAVGVWTENEIFSSGEKTKKDTKFFPVMDEELRKKKVDSWCKAVSRTFDLADLSL